The genomic DNA CGGCCGTCGTGGGACAGGTGCAGCACGGGGGTTGCCCGGACGAGCAGCGCCGCGTCGGCGACGAGCCGGCGGTGGCAGCGCCACCAGACGCTCTCCGCGCACAGCACCGCCGTCGTGACCTCGCGGGCCTGGGCGAGCACGCCGTCGAGCGCGTCCCAGAACGCCGCGCCGGTCATGTGGTCGGCGTAGGCGCGGAAGGCGGCGTCGCGCAGCCCGACGTGCGGTGACGTCGCGTCACCACGCCGGCGCCCACCGAGGGTCTCCTCCCAGCGGTACGCGACGCCGTGCCTCGGCAGCCAGTCCGCCAGGGCCTCCCGGCGGAACTGGGGGTGGCGCCGGCTCCCGGGGAACCTCCGCACGTCCACCACCGCGGCCACCCCCGCCGCGGTCAGCAGCGCGGCCAGCGCGTCCTCGTCGAGCGTGCCGTGCCCGACCGTGAGCAGGGCGGGCACGGGCCGTTGTCGGTCACGCGCCTCCATGACCGGCGTCCTTTCCCCCCGCGGGGCGGCAGAGGATTGCGTAGGGGCGCGGCGGGTGATCGTTCACACTAGCCGTTACGCGCCGGGGCGCGACCAGAGGGAACGGAGACGCACGATGCTCGGTTGGGTCGGTGACATCGAAGATGCCACGCTCGGCAACGACACGTTCAGGACGGTGCTGTTCACCGGCGGGCACCTGCAGCTCACCGTCATGCGGCTCGGTCCCGGGGAGGAGATCGGGCGGGAAGTGCATCCGAACCTCGACCAGTTCATCCGCGTCGAGGCCGGGCACGCCCGGGTG from Egibacteraceae bacterium includes the following:
- a CDS encoding DUF488 domain-containing protein; the encoded protein is MEARDRQRPVPALLTVGHGTLDEDALAALLTAAGVAAVVDVRRFPGSRRHPQFRREALADWLPRHGVAYRWEETLGGRRRGDATSPHVGLRDAAFRAYADHMTGAAFWDALDGVLAQAREVTTAVLCAESVWWRCHRRLVADAALLVRATPVLHLSHDGRRQAHPPTPTVRRDGDRLVYDRGEDRPLPGAERRSP